The following are from one region of the Phycisphaeraceae bacterium genome:
- a CDS encoding CCA tRNA nucleotidyltransferase — protein sequence MTPKTPRDAAATIARKLASAGHLAYFAGGCVRDELLGLQPTDYDIATDASPDRIRSLFNRTALVGAAFGVVLVRELGHTIEVATFRADGPYSDRRHPDHVTFSDPRADALRRDFTINALFLDPSSQPHSTRQHVIDFVGGLDDLDRRIIRAVGNPDERLAEDHLRALRAVRFAARFNFTIDPATLDALRRNASHLVGVSRERIGEEIRRILTHHARARAIALLAETGLESPVLQEPTSTAPLNHLVLLDHNASYPLSLAAWALDRHGLNLAPETIARQWRLALVLSNEDRDAFVQHLELAAHLRSEWATATTAQLKRWAMHPCFNGSLALVATFPDLQAAILSDLDRLRATPTGLAPPPFIDGNTLIQAGFTPGPGFRLVLDQVYDLQLESTITHFEQALAKARELAAQFGVQQSRPE from the coding sequence GTGACGCCCAAGACCCCACGCGACGCAGCCGCCACAATCGCTCGCAAACTCGCAAGCGCAGGCCATCTCGCCTACTTCGCCGGCGGGTGCGTCCGCGATGAACTCCTGGGCCTCCAGCCAACAGACTACGACATCGCCACCGACGCAAGCCCCGATCGCATCCGCTCACTCTTCAACCGCACCGCCCTCGTCGGCGCGGCCTTCGGCGTCGTCCTCGTCCGAGAACTCGGACACACCATCGAAGTCGCCACCTTCCGCGCCGATGGCCCATACTCCGATCGACGCCACCCAGACCATGTCACCTTTTCCGATCCTCGCGCCGACGCCCTCCGCCGCGACTTCACCATCAACGCCCTCTTCCTCGATCCCTCCTCCCAACCCCACAGCACACGCCAGCACGTCATCGACTTCGTCGGCGGGCTCGACGACCTCGATCGACGCATCATCCGCGCCGTCGGCAACCCCGACGAACGCCTCGCCGAAGACCACCTTCGAGCACTCCGCGCAGTGCGCTTCGCAGCCCGCTTCAATTTCACCATCGATCCCGCAACCCTTGATGCATTGCGCCGCAACGCTTCCCACCTCGTCGGCGTCAGCCGCGAGCGCATCGGCGAAGAAATTCGCCGCATTCTCACACATCATGCACGCGCCCGCGCCATCGCACTCCTCGCCGAGACAGGCCTCGAAAGCCCGGTCCTTCAGGAGCCAACTTCCACCGCTCCACTCAATCACCTCGTCTTGCTTGACCACAACGCTTCCTACCCACTCAGCCTCGCAGCCTGGGCTCTGGATCGGCATGGCCTCAACCTCGCCCCAGAAACCATCGCAAGGCAGTGGCGACTCGCCCTCGTCCTGAGCAATGAAGACCGCGACGCCTTCGTCCAGCACCTCGAACTCGCCGCCCACCTCCGATCCGAATGGGCCACCGCCACCACCGCCCAACTCAAACGCTGGGCAATGCACCCTTGCTTCAATGGCTCGCTGGCCCTTGTCGCAACATTCCCGGACCTCCAAGCCGCCATTCTCTCCGATCTCGATCGGCTACGGGCCACCCCAACCGGGCTCGCCCCGCCACCATTCATCGATGGAAACACCCTAATTCAAGCCGGCTTCACCCCAGGACCAGGGTTTCGTTTGGTACTTGATCAGGTCTATGACCTGCAACTTGAAAGCACCATCACTCACTTCGAACAGGCTCTCGCAAAGGCAAGGGAACTCGCCGCCCAATTCGGTGTCCAACAATCACGACCGGAATGA
- a CDS encoding M3 family oligoendopeptidase: MPQPSTFATTPFDATQWEQIEPRLQHLLDHPATSRATLEQWLVDRSELEAACSEAAATLYINMTCDTDNPAARDAYLHYVEHIAPRIKPIGFELDKLQASLCERFSLTTDRYLVLHRDTNAAVTLYRDENVPLQTELDKLSQQYQQVTGAMTVQFDGQEKTLPQMGVYQESTDRTIRESAYRTVTARRLEDVDTIHTIFDDMIRLRDQVARNADCADYVEYAFKSRLRFDYTPGHCFDFHEACEKRIVPLVRALDAKRRDQLGVDALRPWDLSVDPKGRAPLTPFKGGADLVARTQRVFDQLDPQLAAMFRDLGDGASSHGARDGSSLDLDSRKGKAPGGYQYMRDLIRKPFIFMNAAGMHHDIETMVHEAGHAFHSVLCNDEPLLHYRHAPIEFCEVASMSMELLTMPHWDAFYPDPSDLARARRKQLEGSIALLPWIATIDAFQHWLYSNPKHTRDQRRDAWRDLVARFGNAVSWEGLEPFRDIFWQRQGHLFSVPFYYIEYGIARLGSLQLWLRSLEESPAAALNAYKRAMTLGGSRPLPELFAAAGLRFDFGLDTVSRLVDRVERELEKLPE, from the coding sequence ATGCCGCAGCCTTCCACCTTCGCCACCACCCCATTCGATGCAACCCAATGGGAACAGATCGAGCCACGCCTCCAGCACCTTCTCGACCACCCCGCAACCTCGCGCGCCACGCTCGAACAGTGGCTCGTCGATCGCTCCGAACTCGAAGCCGCATGCAGCGAGGCCGCCGCCACCCTCTACATCAACATGACCTGCGACACCGACAACCCCGCAGCTCGCGACGCCTACCTCCACTACGTCGAGCACATCGCCCCACGCATCAAGCCCATCGGGTTCGAACTCGACAAACTCCAGGCCTCACTCTGCGAGCGCTTCAGCCTCACCACCGACCGCTACCTCGTCCTCCATCGCGACACCAACGCCGCCGTCACCCTCTACCGCGACGAAAACGTCCCGCTCCAGACTGAACTCGACAAACTCAGCCAGCAGTACCAGCAGGTCACCGGCGCCATGACCGTCCAGTTCGATGGCCAGGAAAAAACGCTCCCTCAGATGGGCGTATATCAGGAATCAACCGATCGCACAATCCGCGAGAGCGCCTACCGCACCGTCACCGCTCGTCGCCTCGAAGACGTCGACACCATCCACACGATCTTCGACGACATGATCCGCCTGCGCGACCAGGTCGCGCGAAACGCCGACTGTGCCGATTATGTCGAGTACGCCTTCAAGTCACGCCTCCGCTTCGACTACACGCCCGGGCACTGCTTCGACTTCCATGAAGCATGCGAAAAACGCATCGTCCCGCTCGTACGCGCCCTCGACGCAAAGCGCCGCGATCAACTCGGCGTCGACGCCCTGCGCCCATGGGATCTGAGCGTCGATCCGAAGGGAAGAGCGCCGCTCACGCCCTTCAAGGGCGGCGCCGACCTCGTCGCACGCACCCAGCGCGTCTTTGACCAGCTCGACCCGCAACTCGCAGCCATGTTCCGCGACCTCGGCGACGGCGCAAGCTCGCACGGCGCACGCGACGGCTCATCGCTCGATCTCGACTCGCGCAAAGGCAAAGCCCCCGGCGGCTATCAGTACATGCGCGACCTCATCCGCAAGCCCTTCATCTTCATGAATGCCGCCGGCATGCACCACGACATCGAAACCATGGTCCACGAAGCCGGACACGCCTTCCATTCCGTGCTCTGCAACGATGAGCCCCTGCTCCACTATCGCCACGCACCGATCGAGTTCTGCGAAGTCGCCTCCATGTCCATGGAACTTCTCACCATGCCTCACTGGGACGCCTTCTACCCCGACCCCAGCGATCTCGCACGCGCCCGCCGCAAGCAACTCGAAGGCTCCATCGCGCTCCTCCCCTGGATCGCCACCATCGACGCCTTCCAGCATTGGCTCTACTCCAATCCGAAACACACCCGCGATCAGCGACGCGACGCATGGCGCGACCTCGTCGCACGCTTCGGCAACGCCGTCTCGTGGGAAGGCCTCGAACCATTCCGCGACATCTTCTGGCAGCGACAAGGCCACCTCTTCAGCGTCCCGTTCTACTACATCGAGTATGGCATCGCCCGCCTCGGTTCACTCCAACTCTGGCTCCGCTCGCTCGAGGAAAGCCCCGCCGCCGCCCTCAACGCCTACAAACGCGCCATGACCCTCGGCGGCTCGCGCCCACTCCCCGAACTCTTCGCCGCTGCTGGTCTCCGCTTTGACTTCGGCCTCGATACCGTCAGCCGCCTCGTCGATCGCGTCGAACGAGAACTCGAAAAACTCCCTGAATAA